One genomic window of Peromyscus maniculatus bairdii isolate BWxNUB_F1_BW_parent chromosome 2, HU_Pman_BW_mat_3.1, whole genome shotgun sequence includes the following:
- the LOC143271729 gene encoding uncharacterized protein LOC143271729, producing the protein MACSLSTRQNGYFTSPPPPDSAGGTGGSCSGPQTAEDKVPASSPIAGRLRERRDKPAKLWSSSPQIKWCSDQLSPSTPQPCCLVHGWEQLPPRRRTEGRSSRHHRIGDSLDLTTATWNIGPKGRADRADPGPPDGGSPEDQELTKENGGEMEPRATSLHHRWTEALPTKKKTANVVTKKLLDDIFPRYEIPQILGSDNGPAFVSQVSQEVARLLGIDWKLHCAYSPQSSGQVKRTNKTIKETLTKLTLTTGTRDWVLLLPLALYRARNTPGPHGLTPFEIMYGAPPPIVNFLYSDISSFATSPPIDAKDGVETPACREQLNRPVVPHPFKIGDSVWVRRHQSRNLEPRLTGQQLGSTRRM; encoded by the exons cccccccccccccgacagcgccggagggaccggcggttcctgcagcggcccccaaacagcggaggataaagttcctgcttcctccccaattgccggtcgcctacgagaaAGGCGGGACAAAccagcgaag ctctggtccagcagcccccagatcaAATGGtgttcagaccagttgtctccctcaaccccgcaaccctgctgcctggtacacggatgggagcagcttcctccaagaagaagaacggagggccggagcagccgtcaccaccgaatcggagatagtttggacctcaccactgccacctggaacatcggcccaaaaggcagagctgatcgcgctgacccaggccctccggatggcggaagcccggaggaccaggaactaacaaaagaaaatgggggcgaaatggagccccgagcgacaagcttacatcatagatggacagaggccttgcctaccaagaaaaagaccgctaacgtggtaaccaaaaaactcctagatgacatctttcccaggtatgaaataccccagatattggggtcagacaatgggcccgcctttgtctcccaggtaagtcaggaggtggccaggctactggggatcgattggaaacttcattgtgcatacagcccccagagctcaggacaggtaaaacgtacaaataaaaccattaaggagactttaaccaaattaacgcttacaactggcactagagattgggtgctcctactccccctagccctttaccgagcccggaacactcctgggcctcatggcctaaccccgttcgagatcatgtatggggctcccccaccaattgtaaatttcctttactctgatatctcctcttttgccactagccctccaattgatgcaaaagacggtgtagaaacccctgcctgccgggagcaactgaaccgcccggtggtgcctcacccattcaagattggggactctgtctgggtccgacgccatcaatctaggaacctagagccgaggttgacgggacagcagcttgggtccacacgtcgcatgtaa